A stretch of Paenibacillus mucilaginosus 3016 DNA encodes these proteins:
- a CDS encoding cold shock domain-containing protein has product MQGKVKWFNAEKGYGFIEREDGGDVFVHFSAIQTEGFKTLEEGQSVEFDIVEGARGPQAANVIKL; this is encoded by the coding sequence ATGCAAGGTAAAGTAAAATGGTTTAACGCAGAAAAAGGCTATGGCTTCATCGAGCGCGAAGACGGCGGCGACGTATTCGTACACTTCTCCGCGATTCAAACAGAAGGCTTCAAGACTTTGGAAGAAGGCCAGTCTGTTGAATTCGACATCGTAGAAGGCGCTCGCGGTCCTCAAGCGGCTAACGTAATCAAGCTGTAA
- a CDS encoding flagellar protein FliT yields the protein MREHIEALETLTAGMASRLPEAEYEELEQFVREREEIILSIRRGLQTNPEAASLYAERVQQVLRQDEAIMECMEALRSEAAGQLQKVDTARTQRGAYDKAYTPDSLFFDKRK from the coding sequence ATGCGTGAGCATATTGAGGCGCTGGAGACGCTGACGGCCGGGATGGCTTCCCGTCTTCCGGAGGCGGAGTACGAAGAGCTCGAGCAGTTTGTGCGTGAGCGGGAGGAGATTATCCTCTCGATCCGCCGCGGGCTTCAGACGAACCCCGAGGCGGCCTCGCTCTATGCGGAGCGTGTGCAGCAGGTGCTGCGGCAGGATGAGGCCATCATGGAATGCATGGAGGCCCTGCGCAGCGAGGCGGCCGGGCAGCTGCAGAAGGTCGATACAGCCAGGACGCAGCGGGGCGCTTATGACAAGGCTTATACACCGGACAGCCTCTTTTTTGATAAGCGAAAATAG